In the Salvia miltiorrhiza cultivar Shanhuang (shh) chromosome 8, IMPLAD_Smil_shh, whole genome shotgun sequence genome, AAGTCAGATGAAGAAaagcaacaaaatggagtgtatggagacagctccttgacgcacgagcctaaactgcatgttactcctggcccgcatgagtataaactgtgcacgGCACCCAATCTCAAATACTTGTTGATCTtatgaactacgttttgacttgatccctttcaaaagggtacgtaggcagcttagataatttctaagttcagtcataagttgtgtttgactcttttcaatttatatcatcaagttatgatttaagttgattGTGTGAAGCCAAAGACGTTTCATTCCAAAATAGCAAAGAAATCAAGTcatcaaaagaagcacaagcattgggagaagatgtcaaaatatccatGACAAACCAAATGAGAATCATCAAAAGAGGAATGATAAAAATGCAATATACTAAGCAAAAGGGTCTTGATCTCTCAAAATCTGCTGCATAGACTCTAGTGAAAGCTTCAAGGCATCCAAATTCTTCAAGACCTCATCATTTCTCGAAGCCTCTTCAAGCTTGGCCAGGTCTTCCTTGAGTACCTTGATCTCACCACGAGTAGTCTTGAGTATCAGGCTTCGCTGCTCCAAAGACACCAACAATTCTTTCTTGCGTTTCTCCAACTCATCAAGATCCGCTTTTAAAGCATCACAATTCGCAGCATCCTTCTTCTCTTTGGCAAACTTCTCTTGAAGGCAAACCTTGACCTCTCGAACTTTGAGtgtgtggccttcattgatctCATGAGAAGCCGACCTTACTTTATCAAAAGTGGTGGCTTTGGAGAATAGTTCATCAATACTATCTTCAAGGTTGGAAAGGTCAAGACCACAAATAATCTTCATACGGGAAAGGCCACTCCGTATCTCGTCTTCAAGCGCCGATAGAAACTCGACTTTGGTTCTCTCAACCTTGTCACGAAGCTTTCCCCAGATGATCCTGCAGCACGACTTGAGTTCATCATCGATCATGCGTGTGGCATTGAACTCGGAAGGCGCCCCACATGATGGCATTGGTCGGGGGTGGGATTGTTTAGCAAGACAAGGAATCTCGTTTGACTTATTGGATTCAATGGATACACAGTCGATTGGTGAGCCCTTCTCAAGATTATTTCCAAACACTTCTTTCAAAGTCTACAAAAGGGCAAGAAGAAGATGCAATTAGAATGTGAAATTATATATCAATACGAAAAGAAGATAAGAGATGAGGAAAGACCTTGTTCACATCGGCATCCACTAGAGTTGGCTCTTCCTCAACGTGACCCTCGGCCGGTTTTGAGGACCCCGCaattctcttctttttccaATTACGCTCAGAATTGCTACTACCAGAATCAGCTATGAGGGTGGTAGAGACGACCTTCCTCTTTCCATCTTTGGAGTTGATTGCTTCTTCCTGATCTTTTCTTTTAAAAGTGATATGAGCCGGAGAAGAGATTTTGTcttcaaaagaaaatctgtACGTCCTATCCCACCAAGTCTTATAGTCGACTGAACAATGTATCTTCATGTCCAAAGAAGATCGTGGAAAACATGCCCTTGATCGCGATCTGTGCAGCAAACACATGCGCCAAAGGTTGAGACCTTCTTCCAAAGATGTCCTTCGAATGTTCTGAGTAAGGCTGCTGGGTACGATTTGGTAATAGCTAAATTGACGGCTGAAGCGGTGAGGACCATAAGACTCCACGATGAAGTGGTCATCCAGCCGGCGAACCAAAAAACTCGAGCGAATAGCCATGAAGAAGCATTGCTCAATCTCTCTTGTATTTTCACCATCGACATAGAAAATGTCATCTTCCTTGGTGAATGTGGTACAATTCCAACGAATCGAATTGTACGACTGAATTCGTTCGCGGCACGCAACAGGCAGATAATACTTCGCAGCTCCTTCGCCTGAGTATAGAGTCATCTTGGCGACACCAAGGCTTCTTGGAAGGGGAATGTGAGTGTTGAAATAGAGCGCTATCCAACCATATATGAAATGAAAGGGTAGCGTCACCAGGACAAGAGAAGGCTCCATAGAACTAGAGATAGTGTTCAACCCTTTGTAGATGCTGGCTAGAACTGGAGCTGTAAGGGCAACTTTCTGTTTG is a window encoding:
- the LOC130997305 gene encoding uncharacterized protein LOC130997305; its protein translation is MVVFKDIVVKGQDYLLILSDDEQETEMGMHLRVFPALIGHYVKPWPKLLNSLYQSEWTSEISLNKASKAHTLHPARPWQSKESNFLLTLRRRIIDKDAKWGRVTSFRGEFHFFEGYWEWTEDILSRCGNELRVVGIYDAVYASLFTYDCQPEMVKAFCEAWCPATNTILTSSGEMSISLWDLQYLSGLPCTGTLYDEVVPCAKEILGKDQFGNPFIPLSCRYLLSAYYSLKHRDGKDPKSSVSIDEWIKFWSKKASKYSHPPARRAKKSQRPKSTYNPSGSFEAHQPWSSEERAPFIELDASDKYHTTMYLAAHIACWLCIFVFPDGDAMSIRPTSFKMASLMACKQKVALTAPVLASIYKGLNTISSSMEPSLVLVTLPFHFIYGWIALYFNTHIPLPRSLGVAKMTLYSGEGAAKYYLPVACRERIQSYNSIRWNCTTFTKEDDIFYVDGENTREIEQCFFMAIRSSFLVRRLDDHFIVESYGPHRFSRQFSYYQIVPSSLTQNIRRTSLEEGLNLWRMCLLHRSRSRACFPRSSLDMKIHCSVDYKTWWDRTYRFSFEDKISSPAHITFKRKDQEEAINSKDGKRKVVSTTLIADSGSSNSERNWKKKRIAGSSKPAEGHVEEEPTLVDADVNKTLKEVFGNNLEKGSPIDCVSIESNKSNEIPCLAKQSHPRPMPSCGAPSEFNATRMIDDELKSCCRIIWGKLRDKVERTKVEFLSALEDEIRSGLSRMKIICGLDLSNLEDSIDELFSKATTFDKVRSASHEINEGHTLKVREVKVCLQEKFAKEKKDAANCDALKADLDELEKRKKELLVSLEQRSLILKTTRGEIKVLKEDLAKLEEASRNDEVLKNLDALKLSLESMQQILRDQDPFA